In a genomic window of Duncaniella freteri:
- a CDS encoding Mov34/MPN/PAD-1 family protein translates to MVLGDDLISTHAGIASNLIRNHNYNNQNNEIYLSFLDYDWPGSCHTDRISLPDFKQYDVDSSEWKVRLPKDLEDLIRVQSRRAGKNETGGYLMGCWDIKRKVVYILHTFVPTDIRGTHSKLTLGTGGWKNEIDRVQKLTSGSLRYIGDWHSHPKGSTKMSNIDVESCATTLYSEMDNNRFLCLICNNDQLSFNIISLNT, encoded by the coding sequence GATTTCTACCCATGCCGGAATTGCATCCAATTTGATTAGAAATCATAATTATAACAACCAGAATAACGAGATATATCTATCTTTCTTAGACTATGATTGGCCAGGTTCATGCCATACAGATAGAATTTCTTTACCTGATTTTAAACAATACGATGTAGACTCATCCGAGTGGAAAGTCCGGCTTCCCAAAGACTTGGAAGATTTAATAAGGGTTCAATCACGTCGAGCTGGCAAAAATGAAACTGGAGGCTATCTTATGGGCTGTTGGGATATTAAACGGAAAGTAGTATATATTCTACATACCTTCGTACCTACAGATATTCGAGGCACCCATTCAAAACTGACGTTAGGAACAGGAGGCTGGAAAAATGAGATCGATAGGGTACAAAAATTGACATCAGGCTCTCTCAGATATATAGGAGATTGGCACTCACATCCTAAAGGTTCAACAAAAATGTCAAATATTGACGTTGAATCATGTGCGACTACCTTATATTCAGAGATGGACAACAATCGGTTCCTCTGTTTAATTTGTAATAATGACCAGCTGTCTTTCAATATCATATCGTTAAATACTTGA
- a CDS encoding relaxase/mobilization nuclease domain-containing protein: MIGGITKGSCFSGCVEYALALKEKNKEARLLYSEGLLTDTPKDIIDGFECQRHLNYRVQHWCGHISLSYSPKDAERMSDEFMVKLALEYMEKMGIKNTQFIISRHLDKEHPHCHIVYNRVDNDGKCVSDSFEYYRNNEICDEMKKKYGLTYGLNKDQVKTERLKGRSKTRQEIYLAVQAAKRTAKDWTTFQRELAQKGISVKKKFRRNSTEVEGLSYTKDGRKFKASQIDRDGRCSYEIICKALERNKNSQAQPAASAPKQMQSHPKQESGAIGKAIEAVADIAENLGNAIGGIFQVGPAYDPEEEAFINEMKRRQKRKKGRSL, translated from the coding sequence ATGATTGGAGGCATAACTAAAGGAAGCTGTTTTTCCGGCTGCGTGGAGTATGCACTCGCGCTGAAAGAGAAAAACAAAGAGGCTCGTCTGCTTTATTCCGAGGGACTGCTGACCGACACACCGAAAGATATTATCGACGGTTTTGAGTGTCAGAGACATCTCAACTACCGCGTTCAGCATTGGTGCGGACATATCTCGTTGTCCTATTCTCCGAAAGACGCGGAGCGCATGAGCGATGAATTTATGGTGAAACTCGCTCTGGAATATATGGAGAAAATGGGCATCAAAAACACCCAGTTTATCATATCCCGTCATCTCGACAAGGAGCATCCGCACTGCCACATCGTATATAACCGAGTGGACAATGACGGCAAATGCGTAAGCGACAGTTTCGAGTATTACCGCAACAACGAAATCTGCGACGAGATGAAAAAGAAGTATGGTCTGACCTACGGATTGAACAAAGACCAAGTGAAAACTGAGCGACTTAAAGGACGCTCGAAGACCCGTCAGGAGATCTACCTCGCGGTTCAGGCTGCCAAACGGACTGCCAAAGACTGGACTACTTTCCAACGCGAACTGGCACAGAAAGGCATCTCCGTGAAAAAGAAATTCCGCCGGAACTCGACCGAAGTCGAAGGACTGTCATACACGAAGGATGGCCGGAAGTTCAAGGCTTCGCAGATTGACCGCGACGGCAGATGTTCTTACGAGATAATCTGCAAGGCACTCGAAAGGAATAAAAACAGTCAGGCTCAACCGGCGGCATCCGCTCCGAAACAGATGCAATCCCACCCCAAACAGGAATCCGGCGCCATTGGCAAAGCCATAGAAGCCGTAGCCGATATTGCCGAAAATCTCGGCAACGCAATCGGCGGCATCTTCCAAGTCGGACCTGCCTACGACCCGGAAGAAGAGGCGTTCATCAACGAGATGAAACGCCGTCAAAAGAGAAAAAAAGGCAGAAGTTTGTAA
- a CDS encoding plasmid mobilization protein has translation MTFTKRKKAPPGATEKSGKSYVVSVRLNEEQYHTVQENCRKSGRKLSDFWRHALLNAKVTAVATPDDMAILRQIGSMANNLNQLAKKANEAGFKLVEWSLKGLSKEIKTLYTRLSYDWRHN, from the coding sequence ATGACTTTCACAAAAAGAAAGAAGGCTCCTCCGGGAGCAACCGAGAAGTCCGGCAAGTCATACGTAGTCAGTGTCCGGCTCAATGAAGAACAGTATCATACCGTGCAGGAGAACTGTCGAAAATCCGGCAGAAAGCTATCCGACTTCTGGCGCCACGCTCTGCTCAACGCCAAGGTTACGGCAGTAGCCACACCCGATGACATGGCGATTCTGCGTCAGATCGGGAGCATGGCGAACAATCTGAACCAGCTTGCGAAGAAGGCCAACGAAGCGGGGTTCAAGCTCGTGGAGTGGTCTCTCAAAGGTCTTAGCAAAGAAATAAAAACTCTTTATACACGACTGTCGTATGATTGGAGGCATAACTAA
- a CDS encoding DUF3408 domain-containing protein → MAQSKISNPQSSEVTDIFNNSNLSETVENHVNSNVQPIAGQSETAQPKSTRPTAKQRKSELEDYRTAFFAPIKLGKDNKHQVAISNDTFDRVERTARFFGGPGYSVSNFVEHIINEHLDNNAANYEGWFTLISKSF, encoded by the coding sequence ATGGCACAATCAAAAATCTCAAATCCTCAGTCATCTGAAGTGACTGATATTTTCAACAACTCAAATCTTTCCGAAACTGTGGAAAATCACGTCAACTCCAATGTCCAGCCAATCGCAGGACAGAGCGAAACCGCTCAGCCCAAGTCAACCCGTCCCACCGCCAAGCAGCGCAAGAGCGAACTTGAAGATTACCGAACCGCTTTCTTTGCCCCGATTAAACTCGGCAAGGACAACAAGCATCAGGTAGCCATCAGCAATGACACGTTTGACCGAGTCGAGCGCACTGCCCGATTCTTCGGCGGTCCCGGTTACAGCGTCAGCAACTTTGTCGAACACATCATCAATGAACACCTCGACAATAACGCTGCCAACTATGAAGGCTGGTTCACTCTAATCAGTAAATCGTTCTGA
- a CDS encoding DUF6371 domain-containing protein, with amino-acid sequence MNRIDDAMVAATMRGYDRNNLFAFVAAIIGSEEAQRLMEMYRVGTSKHWQGATVFWQISADGNVRGGKIMLYDRLTGHRVQEPFPHINWVHSVLRLPDFKLTQCFFGEHLLPYIRDKPVAIVESEKTAILATHYLPQYLWLATGGKCSCLNREAIKALRGREVMLVPDLNATDDWRKKLTLFDDSGIKATLFESLEQMATDEQREQGLDIADFLIAEQTPHGILEQMMQRNPALRQLVDALQLELVGIEEYKPSESSLKSE; translated from the coding sequence ATGAACAGGATTGATGATGCAATGGTAGCGGCCACCATGCGTGGCTACGACAGAAACAATCTGTTCGCTTTCGTGGCGGCGATAATCGGAAGTGAAGAAGCACAGCGGTTGATGGAAATGTATCGCGTAGGCACATCGAAGCATTGGCAAGGTGCCACGGTGTTCTGGCAAATCTCGGCTGACGGTAACGTCCGTGGTGGTAAGATTATGCTGTATGACCGATTGACCGGACATCGTGTGCAGGAACCGTTCCCCCACATCAACTGGGTACACTCAGTGTTAAGATTGCCCGATTTCAAGTTAACCCAATGTTTCTTCGGTGAGCATCTGCTCCCATACATCCGCGACAAACCGGTTGCCATTGTGGAGAGTGAAAAGACGGCAATACTCGCAACCCATTACCTCCCGCAATATCTGTGGCTCGCCACAGGCGGCAAGTGCAGTTGTCTCAACCGCGAGGCAATCAAGGCACTTCGAGGCAGAGAGGTGATGCTTGTGCCCGACCTTAACGCTACCGACGATTGGCGCAAGAAACTGACGCTATTCGATGATTCGGGAATAAAGGCAACTCTGTTTGAATCGCTTGAACAGATGGCTACCGATGAGCAGCGTGAACAAGGTCTCGACATTGCGGACTTCCTGATAGCCGAGCAAACTCCACACGGCATCCTTGAACAAATGATGCAACGAAATCCGGCATTGCGACAACTCGTTGACGCGCTACAGCTGGAACTCGTAGGCATCGAAGAATACAAACCGAGCGAAAGCTCACTGAAATCTGAATAA
- a CDS encoding DUF3987 domain-containing protein, protein MEKNITTDSVISALMNHIKTSDSDFPVHVFPAKMQRIILELNTTCGFPIDYTASAMIAAISVAIGNTHRVEVKRSWQESAIVYIAIVGRPGDCKSHPLTFVMRPLVNADWKNNQEFQKKHCEYQQAIAMSRKERISAGLEEFPKEPKRLRYLVSDVTQEGLSAIHSHNPRGLCLWVDELSAWFKNFTRYNTGSEEQFWLSAFNGSTTMSDRKNCQNSIFIKRPFISVVGTIQKRLLTELANGERAANGFIDRILFAMTKSNGKPRWNEDEVRDDLDREWERILNRLLSVECVVNEEKEPIPTVMRFTADAKRRLYEWQHENAALCDNEMSDNVVSFFCKLEIYVLRFCLILRLVRWAVSDKEPRPSYIEDDDVAGVIELAEYFRSNALSVLTCISEEKLNELHRTVYEHLTEEFSTADGIRIAERFGMKDHTFKMFLTRNLNTLFRRVRQGWYKKLSCYSTNKVTSDEQD, encoded by the coding sequence ATGGAAAAGAATATTACCACTGACTCAGTAATCAGCGCACTGATGAATCACATCAAGACATCCGATAGTGATTTCCCGGTACATGTGTTCCCCGCCAAGATGCAACGGATCATCCTCGAACTCAACACCACATGCGGTTTCCCGATTGACTACACGGCATCGGCTATGATTGCCGCAATATCTGTGGCAATCGGCAATACCCACCGCGTAGAAGTGAAACGCAGCTGGCAAGAATCGGCAATCGTGTATATCGCGATTGTCGGACGCCCCGGAGATTGCAAATCACATCCGCTTACATTCGTGATGCGCCCGCTGGTCAATGCCGACTGGAAAAACAATCAGGAGTTTCAGAAAAAGCATTGCGAATATCAGCAGGCTATAGCGATGAGCCGCAAGGAGCGCATCAGTGCCGGACTGGAAGAATTTCCGAAAGAGCCGAAACGGTTGCGCTACCTGGTGTCGGACGTGACGCAGGAGGGTCTCAGTGCCATCCACTCCCATAATCCTCGTGGATTATGCCTTTGGGTTGATGAACTGTCGGCATGGTTCAAGAACTTCACCCGCTACAACACCGGCTCGGAAGAACAATTCTGGCTTTCGGCTTTCAACGGCAGCACAACAATGTCGGACCGCAAGAATTGCCAGAACTCCATCTTCATCAAGCGTCCGTTCATCTCGGTGGTCGGAACAATCCAAAAACGTCTGCTCACCGAACTTGCCAACGGTGAGAGAGCCGCCAACGGGTTTATTGACCGCATACTCTTTGCAATGACCAAGAGCAACGGCAAGCCGAGATGGAACGAGGATGAAGTGCGCGACGATCTCGACCGTGAATGGGAGCGCATACTCAACCGACTTCTTTCGGTGGAGTGTGTGGTCAACGAGGAAAAGGAGCCAATTCCCACTGTCATGCGGTTCACTGCGGATGCCAAGCGCAGACTCTATGAATGGCAACATGAGAATGCCGCACTATGCGACAACGAGATGAGCGATAATGTGGTCAGCTTCTTCTGCAAACTCGAAATCTATGTGCTCCGGTTCTGCCTTATACTCCGATTGGTTCGCTGGGCTGTCAGTGATAAAGAGCCGCGCCCCTCATACATCGAAGATGACGACGTGGCAGGAGTGATAGAATTGGCTGAATATTTCCGAAGCAATGCGCTCAGCGTACTCACCTGCATCAGCGAGGAGAAATTGAATGAACTGCACCGCACCGTGTATGAGCATCTCACCGAGGAATTTTCAACCGCCGACGGTATCCGTATAGCCGAGCGGTTCGGGATGAAAGACCATACATTCAAGATGTTCCTCACCCGCAATCTCAACACTCTCTTCCGTCGTGTACGCCAAGGGTGGTATAAGAAGCTGTCTTGTTACTCCACTAACAAAGTTACTTCCGATGAACAGGATTGA
- a CDS encoding helix-turn-helix transcriptional regulator translates to MEAPTITFDQLPHVVGGLSEKLDRVLELLEKAGFTGHSKQSKPSRRLVYAKEACQIIGKSLSSLYRGIKAPNDPIPSYKRGKLLYFYEDELYAWIESGRKHSVAPSLAETAAAITAGMKRRPRGGYNF, encoded by the coding sequence ATGGAAGCACCAACAATCACCTTCGACCAACTGCCCCACGTGGTAGGCGGTCTCTCAGAGAAACTCGACCGAGTGCTTGAACTGCTTGAAAAGGCAGGCTTCACCGGCCACTCCAAACAGTCCAAGCCCTCGCGCAGACTCGTGTATGCGAAAGAGGCTTGCCAGATAATAGGCAAGTCACTTTCGAGTCTCTACCGCGGCATCAAGGCTCCGAATGACCCCATTCCGAGCTACAAGCGCGGCAAACTCCTCTATTTTTATGAGGATGAACTGTACGCATGGATTGAAAGCGGACGCAAACATTCCGTCGCTCCATCACTCGCCGAAACTGCGGCTGCCATAACTGCCGGAATGAAACGCCGTCCCCGTGGTGGATATAACTTCTGA
- a CDS encoding GNAT family N-acetyltransferase codes for MVYIETERLILRSWKPEDLPLFIAMNKDEQVMRYFPAILSDGETMAFYKRIQDEFNQKGWGLYAVEIKSTGEFIGYVGLHGIGFDAVFTPGVEIGWRLAADYHNKGYATEAARSVLKLAKKSGIERLFSFTAKINAPSERVMQKIGMVKAGEFNHPKLSDASPLCVHVLYEIEL; via the coding sequence ATGGTATATATCGAAACTGAAAGGCTTATTTTACGTTCGTGGAAACCGGAAGATTTACCATTGTTCATTGCTATGAATAAGGATGAACAGGTAATGCGCTATTTCCCGGCTATACTGAGTGATGGGGAAACTATGGCATTTTACAAACGGATACAGGATGAGTTCAATCAAAAGGGTTGGGGGCTTTATGCAGTGGAAATAAAGTCTACCGGAGAATTCATCGGATATGTCGGGCTTCATGGGATAGGCTTCGATGCAGTTTTTACTCCCGGAGTTGAGATAGGCTGGCGACTTGCAGCCGATTATCACAATAAGGGATATGCAACTGAGGCGGCAAGATCAGTTTTGAAATTGGCAAAAAAATCAGGAATTGAACGGTTGTTTTCTTTCACAGCCAAAATTAATGCTCCTTCAGAACGTGTGATGCAGAAGATTGGCATGGTAAAGGCTGGAGAGTTTAATCACCCGAAACTGTCAGATGCTTCACCGCTATGTGTTCATGTACTTTATGAGATTGAGTTATAG
- a CDS encoding CatB-related O-acetyltransferase: MKIYPDKDKAFPNSAIPSICYIKNVVKNPRIIIGDYTYYDDIDGADRFEEHVTHFYEFIGDRLIIGNFCAIAKGVTFIMNGANHRMDCATTYPFYIMGGDWGGAIAPVMDELPLKGDTVIGNDVWIGQNVTIMPGVHIGDGAIIGTNATVASDIPQYSIAVGNPAKVIRRRFDDEMIDLLERLQWWNRPIEEVDTLIPILSNPDIAQAKIDIAEYLRIQYD, translated from the coding sequence ATGAAAATATATCCTGACAAAGACAAAGCATTTCCAAATTCTGCGATTCCGAGCATTTGCTACATAAAAAATGTGGTGAAGAATCCGAGAATCATTATCGGAGATTATACATATTACGATGATATAGACGGAGCCGACAGATTTGAGGAACACGTTACACATTTCTATGAGTTCATCGGTGATAGGCTGATAATCGGTAACTTTTGCGCCATTGCTAAGGGAGTTACTTTTATTATGAACGGCGCCAATCATCGGATGGATTGCGCCACCACCTATCCTTTCTACATAATGGGAGGAGATTGGGGAGGTGCGATTGCTCCGGTAATGGATGAATTGCCGCTCAAAGGTGACACAGTCATCGGCAATGATGTGTGGATCGGGCAAAATGTGACAATCATGCCCGGCGTGCATATTGGCGACGGAGCCATAATCGGCACAAATGCCACGGTTGCCTCCGACATTCCTCAATATTCGATAGCCGTGGGCAATCCGGCAAAAGTCATACGCCGCAGATTTGACGATGAAATGATAGACCTGTTGGAGCGTCTACAATGGTGGAACCGTCCCATTGAAGAGGTTGATACATTGATTCCTATACTCTCAAATCCAGATATAGCCCAGGCAAAAATTGATATAGCGGAATATCTCCGCATTCAATACGATTAA
- a CDS encoding type II toxin-antitoxin system HipA family toxin: MVDIARVNLYGQPVGTFRWDSNRQLAHFEYAESFIGKGLEPSPLLMPVRQGRVYSFSDIGRETFKGLPGMLADSLPDTYGRALFDRWLALTGRSSGNAVETLCFLGKRCMGALEFEPAMDAPYGPDVRIELDSLVEVASEALSEKEEFGANLEEDKKAAIAEIVRLGTSAGGQRAKAIIAYNPSTGEVRSGQIEAPEGFDYYLIKLDGVTAEAGFRETQNFGRLEYSFYRLVKECGIEMSDCSLIEENGRAHFLTKRFDRRNGEKIHMQTLCGIAHYDYRNPRSYSYEQAFNVMRALRLPYSQAQEMYRRMVFNVVIRNQDDHTKNISFLMDRQGKWTLSPAYDMGFAYNPKGGWTAQHQMSINGKFDDITRQDLLEFARHNNIKEATEIIDRIAEVSSRWPLLARECEVPQPMIDAIMPNLKLSI, from the coding sequence ATGGTAGATATAGCAAGAGTAAACCTGTATGGTCAACCCGTCGGTACATTCCGATGGGACAGCAACCGCCAGCTGGCACATTTCGAGTATGCCGAAAGCTTCATAGGCAAAGGTCTTGAACCCTCGCCGCTTCTGATGCCTGTGCGTCAGGGAAGGGTGTATTCATTCTCCGACATAGGTCGTGAGACGTTCAAGGGACTTCCCGGTATGCTTGCAGATTCATTGCCCGATACTTACGGACGAGCATTGTTCGACCGCTGGCTTGCGCTGACCGGGCGTAGCAGCGGGAACGCTGTGGAGACGTTATGTTTTCTTGGGAAACGCTGTATGGGAGCGTTGGAGTTTGAACCGGCCATGGATGCGCCCTATGGTCCCGATGTCAGAATAGAACTTGATTCCCTTGTTGAAGTGGCAAGCGAAGCACTGTCGGAAAAGGAAGAATTTGGAGCTAATCTTGAAGAGGACAAGAAGGCGGCAATAGCCGAGATAGTGCGACTTGGTACCTCTGCCGGAGGACAGAGGGCGAAAGCCATCATAGCCTACAATCCATCGACCGGGGAAGTTCGTTCAGGACAGATTGAAGCCCCGGAAGGCTTTGACTATTATCTGATAAAACTCGACGGTGTAACCGCTGAAGCCGGATTCAGGGAAACTCAGAATTTCGGCCGACTGGAATACTCTTTCTATCGGCTTGTAAAGGAATGCGGCATAGAAATGTCGGATTGCAGTCTGATAGAAGAGAATGGACGCGCCCATTTTCTCACCAAGCGTTTTGACCGCCGGAATGGTGAGAAAATTCATATGCAGACACTCTGTGGTATAGCGCATTATGATTATCGTAATCCCCGTTCATACTCTTACGAGCAGGCGTTCAACGTGATGAGAGCATTGAGACTGCCATACTCACAGGCACAGGAAATGTATCGTCGCATGGTATTCAATGTTGTAATCCGCAATCAGGATGACCACACAAAAAACATATCCTTCCTTATGGACAGACAAGGGAAATGGACTCTTTCGCCGGCATACGACATGGGATTTGCCTATAATCCGAAGGGTGGATGGACAGCACAGCACCAGATGTCAATAAACGGAAAGTTTGACGACATCACTCGCCAAGACCTTTTGGAATTTGCGAGACACAACAATATAAAGGAAGCTACTGAAATAATTGACCGTATTGCCGAAGTGTCTTCACGCTGGCCTCTCTTGGCAAGGGAATGTGAAGTTCCCCAGCCCATGATAGATGCCATTATGCCGAATTTGAAGCTCTCTATATAA
- a CDS encoding helix-turn-helix domain-containing protein — protein sequence MEENIYMLPDSEIRRRLGQKIRHLRLRQNFTQTSLAEQAQVSLTTLKRIEKGDISYFDSLMRVLRILGELDVFSSLIKEDEMSPNEYFEFVEASKKKQRKRASGNNKTNTQPNTEESEW from the coding sequence ATGGAAGAGAATATATACATGTTACCTGACAGTGAAATCCGCCGTCGGCTGGGACAAAAAATAAGGCATCTGCGACTCCGACAGAACTTCACTCAGACATCACTCGCAGAACAGGCGCAAGTCTCATTGACGACACTAAAGAGAATCGAGAAAGGCGATATAAGCTATTTCGATTCCCTGATGCGCGTGCTTCGCATACTTGGCGAACTGGATGTGTTCTCGTCACTCATTAAGGAAGATGAGATGAGTCCCAATGAATATTTCGAGTTTGTCGAAGCAAGCAAGAAGAAGCAGCGCAAACGCGCAAGCGGCAATAACAAGACCAACACACAACCTAATACCGAGGAATCAGAATGGTAG
- a CDS encoding helix-turn-helix domain-containing protein: MESNTSNHDDKIMHCSTFDELLDAEYGKPGTSEREQFDADAAAFCLAETLKEERLKAGLTQQQLAERIGTKKTYISRLENGKSDVQLSTLFRIFEGLGRRVSLTIL; encoded by the coding sequence ATGGAAAGCAATACCTCTAATCACGATGACAAGATAATGCATTGCTCAACTTTCGACGAGCTTCTTGATGCAGAATATGGCAAGCCCGGCACCTCGGAGCGGGAACAGTTCGACGCTGATGCGGCGGCGTTCTGTCTGGCAGAGACACTCAAAGAAGAACGTCTCAAAGCCGGACTGACCCAACAGCAGCTCGCTGAGCGTATCGGTACTAAGAAAACCTATATCTCTCGTCTGGAAAACGGCAAATCTGATGTCCAGCTCAGCACCCTCTTCCGAATCTTTGAGGGTCTCGGCAGAAGGGTATCTTTGACCATCCTGTAA
- a CDS encoding helix-turn-helix domain-containing protein: MKTTAQLFDECLATVKNDVKMELDMSFALADKIDMILREKNISQKQLAKKMGKTEAEVSRWLGGTHNFTLRTIAKISDALGVKLLTI; this comes from the coding sequence ATGAAAACTACAGCCCAACTATTCGATGAATGTCTTGCTACCGTTAAGAACGATGTCAAGATGGAACTTGACATGTCGTTTGCCTTGGCCGATAAGATTGACATGATTCTTCGTGAAAAGAATATCAGTCAGAAACAGTTGGCAAAAAAGATGGGCAAGACCGAAGCAGAAGTATCTCGATGGCTTGGAGGCACTCATAATTTCACACTGAGAACGATAGCAAAGATTTCCGATGCTCTCGGCGTCAAACTTTTAACCATATAG
- a CDS encoding tyrosine-type recombinase/integrase, with protein sequence MESATITKVTLRKEKLRSGKLSLYLDYYPPIWNPHIKKMSRREFLGLYLIGNPKDKFELDYNEEIMLKARGIRATRELAIINEEFGFLDRTKKQADFLEYFESKTKEKYQKWEIVYKHFKDFCNGRCLMKDVTIGLCNDFRTYILRIGVKQTGNIISRNSAAGYWSTFRALLKLAYKEGWLRENVNDYLDRIDWEEPKINYLEIEEVKKLAATPCKVDVLKRASLFACMTGLRISDILQLRWENIELSPDGGYCMRIRTQKTKTQATLPLSDEALSYCGEQGRGMVFKGLSRAHTREPFKKWLKDAGIKKKFTFHGLRHTYATLLITNGTDIYTVSKMLTHKNVATTQIYAEVISQKKRDAANSITLK encoded by the coding sequence ATGGAATCAGCAACAATCACCAAAGTGACCCTCCGAAAAGAAAAACTCCGCAGCGGCAAACTGTCGCTCTATCTCGACTACTACCCACCCATCTGGAATCCGCACATCAAGAAGATGTCGCGCCGGGAGTTTCTCGGTCTGTATCTCATCGGTAATCCAAAAGACAAGTTCGAGCTTGATTACAACGAGGAAATCATGCTCAAAGCCCGTGGCATCCGTGCCACCCGCGAACTGGCAATCATCAATGAGGAGTTTGGCTTCCTTGACCGCACCAAGAAACAAGCGGACTTTCTTGAATACTTCGAGAGCAAGACCAAAGAGAAATATCAGAAATGGGAAATCGTCTATAAACACTTCAAGGACTTCTGTAATGGCAGATGTCTGATGAAAGACGTGACTATCGGACTGTGTAACGACTTTCGCACCTACATTCTCAGAATCGGGGTGAAACAAACGGGCAACATAATCTCACGCAACTCTGCCGCCGGATACTGGTCAACCTTCCGCGCTCTGTTGAAGTTGGCATATAAGGAAGGCTGGCTCCGTGAGAACGTCAATGACTACCTTGACCGCATTGACTGGGAGGAACCGAAAATCAACTATCTCGAAATCGAGGAGGTTAAGAAACTGGCTGCCACGCCATGCAAAGTCGATGTACTAAAACGTGCATCACTCTTCGCCTGTATGACAGGACTTCGCATCAGCGATATTCTCCAGCTCCGTTGGGAGAATATTGAGTTGTCACCCGATGGCGGCTACTGTATGCGCATCCGTACCCAGAAAACTAAGACGCAGGCAACACTGCCATTGAGCGATGAAGCCTTGTCGTACTGTGGTGAACAAGGTCGAGGCATGGTATTCAAAGGACTGAGCCGTGCCCATACCCGCGAACCGTTCAAGAAATGGCTAAAAGATGCCGGTATCAAGAAGAAATTTACCTTCCACGGTCTTCGCCACACCTACGCTACACTTCTGATTACCAACGGTACAGATATCTACACCGTCAGCAAGATGCTAACGCATAAAAACGTCGCCACGACTCAGATATATGCAGAGGTCATCAGCCAGAAGAAGCGTGATGCCGCCAACTCAATCACCCTCAAATGA
- a CDS encoding helix-turn-helix domain-containing protein: MSSNIRIEKICEWCGKQFTAQTTVTRFCSKRCAEHSYKERMRQQKIQLANSTVPATTSAIKEKDYLTVAETAQVLGMTRQGIYKLIYRGNLVAAKLSSRLTLIKRESIDKMLDGSPYTKRETNEKKTISEFYTRAEIREKFGVKDSWIYKVVAENNVPKTILRGKAYFSKSHIDRLFSARKENPEITEWYSVEDIQSKYGMTLSAIYSLVSKIGIPKRKEGSKVYYSKYHFDVAKGAKSAEDVEFISVADAMEKYLLTRDQLYHYVKRYKITKLRCGKHVKLNAKELAELFNPKIEL, translated from the coding sequence ATGAGTAGCAACATTAGAATTGAGAAAATTTGCGAGTGGTGTGGCAAACAATTCACCGCTCAGACTACCGTCACTCGCTTCTGCTCGAAGCGATGTGCGGAGCACTCCTATAAGGAGCGAATGAGACAGCAGAAGATTCAACTCGCAAACTCAACTGTGCCAGCGACGACATCTGCTATTAAGGAGAAAGATTATCTGACAGTCGCGGAAACAGCGCAAGTGCTGGGTATGACTCGGCAGGGTATTTATAAACTGATTTATCGCGGTAATCTTGTTGCGGCCAAACTCAGTTCTCGTTTGACACTTATCAAACGTGAGAGTATAGACAAAATGCTTGATGGTTCCCCATATACAAAAAGGGAAACCAATGAAAAGAAAACGATAAGTGAGTTTTATACTCGCGCAGAAATTCGTGAGAAGTTCGGGGTCAAGGATTCGTGGATATACAAGGTCGTTGCCGAGAACAATGTGCCTAAGACCATTCTTCGTGGTAAGGCATATTTCAGCAAGAGCCATATCGACCGGCTTTTCTCTGCGAGAAAGGAGAATCCGGAAATTACGGAGTGGTATTCGGTCGAGGATATTCAGTCAAAGTATGGTATGACTCTCTCTGCGATATATTCTCTGGTGTCGAAAATCGGTATACCAAAGCGCAAAGAGGGTTCAAAGGTCTACTATTCCAAATATCACTTCGATGTGGCCAAGGGTGCTAAGTCAGCCGAGGATGTAGAGTTTATTTCGGTGGCTGATGCCATGGAGAAATACTTATTGACCCGTGACCAGCTGTATCACTACGTCAAAAGATACAAGATAACCAAGCTCCGCTGTGGTAAGCATGTCAAACTGAACGCCAAAGAGTTAGCCGAGTTATTCAACCCAAAGATTGAGTTATAA